One genomic region from Flagellimonas oceani encodes:
- the aspS gene encoding aspartate--tRNA ligase, with protein MYRSKTCGALRASDIGSEVILSGWVHKLRDKGFVAWVDLRDRYGITQLVFDQERTSKELLEQARELGRETVIQAKGQVIERASKNPNIPTGEIEVLVTELTILNESLLPPFTIEDETDGGEDIRMKYRYLDIRRNPVKNKLIFRHKVTMEVRKYLSDQGFIDIETPYLIKSTPEGARDFLVPSRMNEGQFYALPQSPQTFKQLLMVGGMDKYFQIVKCFRDEDLRADRQPEFTQIDCEMAFVEQEDILNTFEGLTKHLLKEIKGVEVDEFPRMTYDDAMRLYGNDKPDIRFGMEFGELNEVAQHKDFNVFNAAELVVGIAVPGAASYTRKEIDGLIDWVKRPQVGAKGMVYVKCNEDGSYKSSVDKFYDQNDLAKWAETTGAKAGDLICVLSGNTNETRTQLSALRMELATRLGLRKADEFAPLWVVDFPLLELDEETGKYHAMHHPFTSPKPGQLELLDSKPGEVKANAYDLVLNGNEIGGGSIRIYDKETQATMFKHLGFTPEEAKAQFGFLMDAFQYGAPPHGGIAFGLDRLVAILGGQETIRDYIAFPKNNSGRDVMIDAPANIDQEQLKELHLKLDL; from the coding sequence ATGTACAGAAGCAAAACTTGCGGTGCATTAAGGGCATCGGATATAGGTTCGGAAGTTATTTTAAGTGGATGGGTACACAAGCTACGCGACAAAGGTTTTGTGGCTTGGGTCGATTTACGCGACCGATACGGCATTACACAATTGGTATTCGACCAAGAACGCACCTCAAAAGAACTTTTGGAGCAAGCTCGCGAACTGGGACGTGAAACCGTTATCCAAGCCAAAGGCCAAGTAATAGAAAGGGCTTCCAAAAATCCAAACATTCCTACGGGAGAAATAGAGGTACTCGTTACCGAGCTCACCATCTTGAATGAATCCCTCCTACCGCCCTTTACCATTGAAGATGAAACCGATGGCGGAGAGGATATCCGCATGAAATATCGCTATTTGGACATCCGAAGAAATCCCGTAAAGAACAAACTCATATTTAGGCACAAGGTGACCATGGAGGTCAGAAAATATCTGTCCGACCAAGGATTTATCGATATTGAAACGCCTTACCTCATTAAATCAACCCCCGAGGGAGCCAGGGACTTTTTGGTGCCCAGCCGAATGAACGAAGGCCAGTTTTACGCCCTGCCCCAATCCCCACAGACCTTCAAACAATTGTTGATGGTGGGTGGAATGGACAAATATTTCCAAATCGTGAAATGTTTTAGGGACGAAGACCTCCGTGCAGACCGCCAGCCCGAATTTACCCAAATTGACTGTGAAATGGCGTTTGTGGAACAAGAAGACATTTTAAATACATTTGAGGGATTGACGAAGCATCTTTTAAAAGAAATCAAAGGTGTGGAAGTGGATGAATTTCCACGAATGACCTACGATGATGCCATGCGACTGTACGGCAATGACAAACCGGATATCCGTTTCGGGATGGAATTCGGGGAACTCAATGAAGTTGCACAGCATAAAGATTTCAATGTATTCAATGCTGCTGAATTGGTCGTCGGAATTGCGGTACCGGGTGCAGCTTCCTATACCCGAAAGGAAATTGACGGTCTTATCGATTGGGTTAAACGCCCTCAAGTCGGTGCCAAGGGAATGGTCTATGTAAAATGTAACGAGGATGGCAGCTACAAATCATCCGTGGATAAATTTTATGACCAAAATGATCTGGCCAAGTGGGCCGAAACGACCGGTGCAAAAGCGGGTGACCTTATCTGTGTACTTTCAGGAAACACCAATGAGACCCGTACACAACTTAGTGCCCTTCGTATGGAGTTGGCCACTCGTTTAGGACTTAGAAAAGCTGATGAATTCGCCCCTTTATGGGTCGTGGATTTCCCATTGTTGGAACTGGATGAGGAGACTGGAAAGTACCATGCGATGCACCATCCGTTTACCTCTCCAAAACCAGGTCAGCTGGAATTATTGGATTCAAAGCCCGGTGAAGTAAAGGCCAACGCCTATGATCTGGTACTGAACGGAAATGAGATAGGTGGCGGTTCCATCAGGATATATGACAAAGAAACCCAAGCGACCATGTTCAAACATTTGGGCTTTACGCCAGAAGAGGCCAAGGCACAATTTGGATTTTTGATGGATGCCTTCCAATACGGAGCTCCGCCCCACGGCGGCATTGCTTTTGGGCTGGACAGATTGGTGGCCATTTTGGGCGGGCAAGAGACCATTCGAGACTACATCGCTTTCCCTAAAAATAACAGCGGACGCGACGTAATGATAGATGCCCCGGCGAACATCGACCAAGAGCAACTAAAAGAACTCCATTTAAAATTGGACTTGTAA
- a CDS encoding inorganic phosphate transporter: MGENIYIFMVIALGVLAITDLVVGVSNDAVNFLNSALGSKAISFKTIMIVASIGIAFGAMSSSGMMEVARKGIFNPSEFVFAEIIIIFMAVMITDVLLLDFFNTLGMPTSTTVSIVFELLGAAVAIALVKVTSEGGGIDALGGYINTGKATEIIFGILLSVAIAFTIGALVQFLSRLLISFKFEKQPKWIGSIFGGMAITAIIYFILVKGLKGAQFLEGAVLEFSATKPELFLFANFIFWAIVSWVLTAIFKKNIYRIIIVLGTFALAMAFAGNDLVNFIGVPIAALQSFQDWQSSGIAATEYSMGGLAEAVQTPTYLLLISGLVMIITLWLSTKARYVTETEINLAREGDGEERFQPNFLSRQIVKFSITAFDSISNIIPKSTKERLDQRFTKPNNYIPKGKTQDQPAFDMVRASVNLMVASVLISIATSMKLPLSTTYVTFMVAMGSSLADRAWGSESAVYRVAGVLNVIGGWFFTAICAFVSAAIIAYLIHLGGFIALIVLLSLAALLIGRNYLSHTRKKEESKAEDSLRKAESSSIQGVIEESAANIANVIKRSNRIYSNSIRGLSKHDLDFLKKNKKQSKKLSSEIDGLRNDTFYFIKNLEEAHIGASNFYINIMDYLTDMSQSLEYIGKVSYNHVNNNHKKLKYNQIKELKEIDQKLEAIFEVTEKAFLDRSFEQIGDILATKGELNELVSQKINRQVSRTRTEESSPKNTTLYFSLLLESRDLIAAMMDLLELYYAEHDSSVRPATIEKK, from the coding sequence ATGGGGGAGAACATTTACATTTTTATGGTTATTGCCTTAGGTGTTTTGGCAATTACCGATTTGGTAGTCGGTGTCAGCAACGATGCGGTGAACTTTTTGAACTCCGCTTTGGGGTCCAAGGCTATTTCTTTCAAGACCATTATGATCGTCGCCAGTATTGGAATCGCATTTGGGGCGATGTCCTCCAGTGGTATGATGGAGGTGGCTCGGAAGGGAATCTTTAATCCTTCGGAATTTGTGTTCGCCGAAATCATCATAATCTTTATGGCGGTGATGATTACGGACGTACTCCTTCTGGACTTTTTCAACACCTTGGGAATGCCTACATCCACAACGGTATCCATTGTTTTTGAACTATTGGGAGCGGCCGTGGCCATAGCTTTGGTAAAGGTAACCAGCGAAGGAGGTGGAATCGACGCCTTGGGCGGATACATCAACACAGGAAAGGCAACAGAGATTATATTTGGCATTTTGTTGTCCGTGGCAATTGCCTTCACCATTGGCGCATTGGTACAGTTTTTATCCCGATTGCTGATTTCTTTCAAATTTGAAAAGCAACCCAAATGGATCGGTTCCATTTTTGGGGGAATGGCCATAACTGCCATAATTTACTTTATTTTGGTAAAAGGTTTAAAAGGTGCTCAATTTTTGGAGGGTGCCGTTTTGGAATTTTCTGCAACCAAACCAGAGCTTTTCCTTTTTGCCAATTTTATATTTTGGGCCATCGTTTCTTGGGTGCTAACGGCCATATTCAAAAAGAATATTTACAGAATCATCATCGTTTTGGGCACCTTTGCTCTAGCCATGGCATTTGCCGGGAACGATTTGGTGAACTTTATCGGGGTTCCCATTGCGGCCCTCCAATCTTTTCAGGATTGGCAATCATCCGGGATTGCGGCAACCGAATACTCCATGGGCGGATTGGCCGAGGCCGTACAAACGCCCACTTATCTGCTGCTCATCTCCGGCTTGGTAATGATTATTACACTTTGGTTGTCCACCAAAGCACGTTACGTGACCGAAACAGAAATCAATCTTGCCCGTGAAGGAGATGGTGAGGAACGTTTTCAACCCAATTTTTTGTCCAGACAAATCGTAAAATTTTCCATCACGGCTTTTGACAGTATCTCGAATATAATACCGAAAAGCACAAAAGAAAGACTGGACCAAAGATTTACCAAGCCCAACAATTATATTCCGAAGGGAAAAACACAGGACCAACCTGCATTTGATATGGTAAGGGCATCGGTAAACCTTATGGTGGCCAGTGTGCTCATTTCCATTGCAACCTCCATGAAGCTTCCTTTGTCCACTACATATGTAACCTTTATGGTCGCCATGGGCAGCTCTTTGGCCGATAGGGCTTGGGGCTCCGAAAGCGCAGTTTACAGGGTCGCCGGTGTGCTTAACGTAATAGGTGGATGGTTTTTCACCGCCATCTGTGCATTTGTTTCCGCTGCCATAATCGCTTATCTGATCCACTTAGGTGGTTTTATAGCCCTAATCGTTCTTTTGTCGCTAGCAGCTTTGCTGATTGGAAGAAACTACTTGAGCCATACAAGAAAGAAAGAGGAAAGCAAGGCCGAGGACAGCTTAAGAAAAGCCGAAAGCAGTTCGATCCAAGGAGTGATAGAAGAAAGCGCGGCCAACATTGCCAATGTGATCAAGAGAAGTAATCGCATTTATTCAAATTCCATTCGGGGATTGTCCAAGCACGATCTCGACTTTTTGAAAAAGAACAAAAAGCAAAGTAAAAAATTATCCTCGGAAATAGATGGACTTAGAAATGATACGTTCTACTTCATCAAAAATTTAGAGGAAGCCCATATTGGTGCCAGTAACTTTTACATCAATATCATGGATTACCTTACGGATATGTCGCAGTCCCTGGAATATATTGGAAAGGTGAGTTACAACCATGTCAACAACAATCACAAAAAATTAAAATACAACCAAATCAAGGAACTCAAAGAAATCGACCAAAAATTGGAAGCTATCTTTGAAGTTACGGAAAAGGCCTTTCTTGATCGATCCTTTGAGCAAATAGGCGACATACTTGCCACCAAGGGAGAATTGAACGAACTTGTTTCACAAAAAATAAACAGACAGGTATCCCGCACCAGAACCGAGGAGTCCAGTCCAAAGAACACCACTTTATACTTCTCATTGCTATTGGAAAGTAGGGATTTGATAGCCGCAATGATGGATCTATTGGAACTCTATTATGCAGAACATGATAGCTCGGTCAGACCTGCGACCATCGAAAAAAAATAA
- a CDS encoding DUF3078 domain-containing protein: MRLNCFLILFLTVFLSANAQVTQLKAFEIDSTNGTFKIIRIKDVKLKYLTRNAKLTDPRTVLNRVKPLSIWYNRFKPTSFWKKVNKFGLNISEVAFVNWNAGGDNSVSALASADFARNYKFRYLSWNNEAQLRYGLNAQEGRKLRKTDDQIRLSTTLSFRKDTITNWYYSVKANIRTQFSNGYKYPDRETPISRFMAPGYLFVGVGTSYIPPKDQFNLYISPATLKSTFVLDEALSNQGAFGVEPGDRVFLELGFLVTNTWETEIANNVLMSHRLNLYTDYVRSFGNIDVDWELNFNLKVNDFLNANIGTHIIFDDDIKFDEEVAEDGTVINPGVAKIQFKQLLGVGLLYSF; this comes from the coding sequence ATGCGATTAAATTGTTTTTTGATTCTGTTCCTAACTGTTTTTCTATCTGCCAATGCCCAGGTAACCCAATTAAAGGCTTTTGAAATTGATAGCACCAATGGTACCTTTAAAATAATCCGCATTAAGGATGTAAAGCTCAAATACCTTACCCGAAATGCAAAATTGACCGACCCACGTACCGTGCTGAACAGGGTAAAACCTTTGAGTATATGGTACAATCGGTTCAAGCCGACATCGTTCTGGAAGAAGGTCAACAAATTCGGGCTCAACATTAGCGAAGTGGCTTTTGTTAACTGGAATGCGGGGGGCGACAACTCCGTTTCGGCACTTGCAAGCGCGGACTTTGCCAGAAATTACAAATTTCGGTATCTGAGTTGGAACAATGAAGCCCAGCTCAGGTACGGGCTAAACGCTCAAGAAGGACGAAAACTGCGTAAAACGGACGACCAGATTAGATTGTCCACAACGCTCAGTTTTAGAAAGGACACCATCACCAATTGGTACTACTCGGTAAAGGCCAACATTCGAACACAATTTTCCAATGGTTATAAATATCCGGATCGGGAAACACCGATTTCAAGATTTATGGCCCCGGGATATTTGTTTGTCGGTGTGGGTACCTCCTATATCCCACCAAAGGACCAGTTCAACCTTTATATTTCGCCCGCTACCTTGAAATCGACCTTTGTACTGGATGAAGCCCTCTCCAATCAGGGCGCATTCGGTGTGGAACCAGGGGACAGGGTGTTTTTGGAACTTGGTTTTTTGGTCACCAACACTTGGGAAACGGAGATTGCGAACAATGTACTGATGAGTCATCGGCTCAACCTGTACACCGATTATGTGCGAAGTTTTGGGAACATTGATGTGGATTGGGAACTCAATTTCAATCTAAAGGTAAATGATTTTCTGAATGCGAATATTGGCACACACATCATCTTTGATGATGACATCAAATTTGATGAGGAAGTTGCAGAGGATGGGACCGTCATCAACCCCGGTGTAGCAAAAATCCAGTTCAAACAGCTCTTGGGGGTCGGATTGCTCTATTCGTTTTAA
- a CDS encoding nucleoside deaminase, which produces MENPFDDTYFMKRAMQEAEIAFENGEVPVGAVIVVNNRIIGRAHNLTERLRDVTAHAEMQAITAASNFLGGKYLQGCTLYVTLEPCQMCAGALYWSQISKVVYGASDLERGFSVMGGHLHPKTEVVGGIMEKEASELLKRFFIQRRNLN; this is translated from the coding sequence GTGGAGAACCCGTTTGATGACACTTATTTTATGAAAAGAGCCATGCAAGAGGCGGAGATCGCCTTCGAGAATGGTGAAGTGCCGGTTGGAGCCGTTATTGTGGTAAATAATAGAATAATCGGAAGGGCCCACAATTTAACCGAACGTTTAAGGGATGTTACGGCACATGCCGAAATGCAGGCCATTACGGCCGCATCCAATTTCTTGGGCGGTAAATACCTGCAGGGATGTACGTTGTACGTGACCTTGGAGCCTTGCCAAATGTGCGCTGGGGCATTGTATTGGAGCCAAATTTCCAAAGTGGTGTACGGGGCTTCGGATTTGGAACGTGGATTTAGCGTAATGGGAGGACATTTGCACCCTAAAACGGAGGTGGTCGGAGGGATAATGGAAAAGGAAGCTTCGGAGTTGCTCAAACGATTCTTTATTCAACGGAGAAACCTCAATTAA
- the dgt gene encoding dGTP triphosphohydrolase: MNWEQLLSLKRYGDTGKRLRKEQNETRLGFEVDYDRIIFSSAFRSLQDKTQVFPMPIAVGSQRNFVHTRLTHSMEVSVVGRSLGRIAGQQVLSKYPFLSEVHGYHFNDFGAIVAAAALAHDIGNPPFGHSGEKAIGNYFKQGKGKFYEDVLTPEEFQDLIDFEGNANGFKLLTESREGVPGGLRLSYATLGAFIKYPKASLPKKPSRNIADKKFGFFQSEKAFFNELVEEIGLLPNPAHPKTGFLRHPLTYLVEAADDICYTIIDFEDGINLGLIPEEYALEYLINLVKDNINTKKYNAMTTSSDRLSYLRALAISTLIGDAVEVFVKNEDKILNGEFDASLLDKGKYIAQVDDIIKLSVEKIYQSTEVIDKELAGYRIISDLLDMYTTALINVKEGQDTNYDRLLIKSLPENYRNTDTSLYKILLDTSCFVASLSDSAAVHIHDKLTGKKI, translated from the coding sequence ATGAACTGGGAGCAGTTACTCTCTTTAAAAAGATACGGGGACACGGGAAAACGTCTTCGCAAGGAACAGAACGAGACCCGACTAGGTTTCGAGGTAGATTATGACCGGATCATTTTTTCGTCCGCATTTAGAAGCCTGCAAGATAAGACACAGGTGTTCCCCATGCCTATTGCCGTAGGTTCGCAAAGGAATTTTGTGCATACGCGCCTAACGCACAGCATGGAAGTATCTGTGGTGGGAAGAAGTTTGGGGCGCATTGCCGGACAGCAGGTGTTGTCTAAATATCCGTTCCTGTCCGAAGTCCATGGTTATCATTTTAACGATTTTGGTGCCATTGTTGCCGCCGCCGCCCTGGCACACGACATTGGCAACCCCCCCTTTGGGCATAGTGGTGAAAAAGCCATCGGGAATTACTTTAAGCAGGGCAAGGGAAAGTTCTACGAAGATGTACTGACGCCGGAGGAGTTTCAGGATCTTATCGATTTTGAAGGCAATGCCAACGGATTTAAACTGCTCACGGAATCCCGCGAAGGGGTCCCGGGAGGACTACGTTTGAGCTACGCCACTTTGGGTGCCTTTATAAAATACCCCAAGGCCTCTCTGCCCAAAAAACCATCGAGGAACATTGCCGATAAAAAATTCGGGTTTTTCCAATCCGAGAAAGCGTTTTTTAATGAATTGGTGGAAGAAATAGGTCTCTTGCCCAACCCTGCCCATCCTAAAACCGGATTTTTAAGGCATCCGCTCACTTATTTAGTGGAAGCAGCGGACGATATATGCTATACCATCATCGATTTTGAAGATGGCATCAACTTGGGGTTGATTCCCGAGGAATATGCCTTGGAATATCTGATCAATTTGGTGAAGGACAACATCAATACCAAAAAGTACAATGCCATGACCACGTCCAGTGACCGCCTGAGTTATTTGAGGGCACTTGCCATAAGTACATTGATTGGCGATGCGGTGGAGGTTTTTGTAAAGAACGAGGATAAAATCCTGAATGGTGAATTTGATGCTTCACTGTTGGACAAGGGAAAATATATAGCTCAGGTTGATGATATTATTAAACTGAGCGTGGAAAAAATCTATCAATCCACCGAAGTTATAGATAAAGAATTGGCGGGGTATCGAATTATTTCGGATTTATTGGATATGTACACTACCGCGCTTATCAATGTAAAAGAGGGACAGGATACCAATTACGACCGGTTGCTCATCAAAAGTTTGCCCGAAAATTACAGGAACACAGATACATCGCTCTATAAAATATTGTTGGACACCAGTTGTTTTGTGGCCAGCCTATCCGATAGTGCCGCAGTGCATATCCACGATAAGTTGACCGGCAAAAAGATTTAA
- a CDS encoding chloride channel protein, whose translation MPYSNKKLLTRFLKWRYRNISNRTFIQIMSLVVGFLAGLVAVTVKNTTYFIESLLKKGIVFSENQLYFILPTIGLTLVYLYVKFVHKEPLQHAVSSIIFSLSKKRGLLKLKDIYTPLITAPLTVGFGGSVGLLGPAVKSGSAVSSNLSRLFHIDAKTRTLLVACASAGAIASIFQSPIAAIIFAVEVFTLDLTMMSMLPLLLASISGVLTSYFFLGNEVLFSFSLSEGFKLEDTAFYILLGVGTGFASIYFTKMYFRILSLFKKLKSPKYKLLVGGIAIGIMLYAIPPLYGEGFGFINSLLDGDHLKALGTTPFDDYTHNIWVVIALLFGITIFKAIAMTTTIGAGGAGGVFIPTMVMGSAFGNVVGKVINNLGLGFSVSESNFTLIGMAGLIAGVIHAPLTAIFLIAEITGGYQLFVPLMITAAISYLITKNALDYTIYTKELAKIGALLSHNKDQMVLGLMEMDDVIEKNFKPVHPKMSLGEMLHQSVSKSKRNLFPVLDDEKKLIGIIVLDDIRPMMFDTEIYDTVFVKNLMHAPPEVIFYETDNMKQVMKKFQDSGAWNLPVIKNGKYEGFISKSKMLTAYRRKLINYSQ comes from the coding sequence ATGCCCTACAGCAATAAAAAACTGCTCACCCGCTTTTTAAAATGGCGATATAGAAATATCTCCAATAGGACCTTTATTCAGATAATGAGTTTGGTCGTTGGGTTTTTGGCAGGACTGGTCGCGGTTACCGTAAAGAACACCACCTATTTTATTGAATCGCTCCTAAAAAAAGGAATTGTTTTCTCGGAGAACCAACTTTATTTTATACTTCCTACCATAGGTCTGACCTTGGTTTATCTCTATGTGAAATTTGTACATAAAGAACCGTTGCAACATGCGGTTTCCTCCATCATATTTTCACTCTCAAAAAAGAGGGGACTGCTCAAACTAAAGGATATTTACACCCCATTGATCACCGCGCCGCTCACCGTTGGTTTTGGTGGTTCCGTTGGATTGTTGGGTCCAGCGGTGAAATCCGGCTCGGCCGTCAGCTCCAATTTGAGCAGATTGTTCCATATTGATGCAAAGACGAGGACCCTTTTGGTTGCCTGTGCTTCGGCAGGTGCGATAGCGTCCATTTTCCAGTCGCCCATTGCCGCCATAATTTTTGCAGTGGAGGTCTTTACGTTGGATTTGACCATGATGTCCATGTTGCCCTTGCTTTTGGCCTCAATTTCTGGAGTGCTTACCTCCTATTTCTTTTTGGGCAACGAAGTATTGTTCAGTTTTTCGCTATCCGAAGGCTTTAAACTCGAGGACACCGCCTTTTATATTTTATTGGGGGTAGGTACAGGATTTGCCTCCATCTATTTCACCAAAATGTACTTTCGGATACTCTCATTGTTTAAAAAATTGAAAAGTCCAAAGTATAAATTATTGGTCGGTGGAATAGCCATCGGGATAATGCTATATGCCATTCCCCCACTCTACGGTGAAGGTTTCGGGTTTATAAACAGCCTATTGGATGGCGACCACTTAAAAGCGTTGGGCACAACCCCCTTTGATGATTATACCCATAACATTTGGGTGGTGATCGCCCTCTTGTTCGGCATCACCATCTTCAAGGCCATTGCCATGACCACCACCATTGGCGCAGGGGGAGCTGGAGGAGTATTTATCCCGACTATGGTGATGGGCAGTGCATTTGGCAACGTTGTGGGCAAAGTCATTAATAATCTAGGGTTGGGCTTCTCGGTCTCGGAAAGCAACTTTACATTGATTGGAATGGCCGGTCTCATTGCCGGGGTAATCCACGCGCCGTTGACCGCCATATTCTTGATAGCCGAAATCACAGGAGGATACCAACTCTTCGTCCCTTTGATGATAACCGCTGCCATTTCCTATTTAATCACCAAAAATGCCCTCGATTATACGATTTACACCAAGGAGTTGGCCAAAATAGGGGCGCTTTTGTCCCACAACAAGGACCAAATGGTGCTCGGGCTCATGGAAATGGACGATGTCATCGAAAAGAACTTTAAACCGGTCCATCCAAAAATGTCCTTGGGCGAGATGCTGCATCAATCCGTATCCAAATCCAAAAGAAACCTGTTTCCTGTGCTTGATGATGAGAAAAAGTTAATTGGAATAATCGTCTTGGACGACATCAGGCCCATGATGTTCGACACAGAGATATATGACACTGTTTTTGTTAAAAATTTGATGCATGCTCCTCCAGAGGTTATCTTTTACGAAACGGACAACATGAAACAGGTAATGAAAAAGTTTCAAGACAGCGGCGCTTGGAACTTGCCCGTCATCAAAAATGGCAAATATGAGGGCTTCATCAGCAAATCAAAAATGTTGACCGCATATCGCAGAAAATTGATCAATTATTCACAATGA
- a CDS encoding 1-deoxy-D-xylulose-5-phosphate synthase — MERLLKHIESPEDLKRLTLDELPKLAQELREFIIDIVSTKEGHLGASLGVVELTIALHYVFNAPYDKLIWDVGHQAYGHKILTGRKEIFDTNRQLGGISGFPKRSESEYDDFGTGHSSTAISAILGMSMASKLKNDFNRQHIAVVGDASIASGMAFEGLNHLGVTDVNTLIVLNDNAIGIDPSVGALKKYLTNVKAGTAKDENIFECLNLNYTGPIDGHDLKALVAELERLKHVDGPKLLHIITTKGKGLKQAEEDQVVYHAPGKFDKTTGERLKKSGQAQPPKYQDVFGHTIVELAQKNEKIVGITPAMPSGSSLKFMMEEIPERAFDVGIAEQHAVTLAAGMATQGLIPFCNIYSTFLQRAYDQVIHDVALQKLPVIFCLDRAGLVGQDGPTHHGVFDMAFLRCIPNLTVFAPMNEMELRNIMYTAQLGLDGPIAIRYPRGRGANIDWKNDFEPIEIGTGRCLKKGFKIAILTVGDIGNGISELIAGFSAPEALGHYDMRFVKPLDRNLLRSIFNSYEHIITVEDGTKMGGFGSAVLEFGNEEGLTKPVKIFGVPDQFIDHGEPSETHKMAGIDFDTIHSYIQSTLTQCD, encoded by the coding sequence TTGGAAAGACTGTTAAAACATATCGAATCCCCTGAAGACCTCAAAAGATTGACCTTGGACGAGTTGCCCAAGCTTGCGCAAGAATTGAGGGAATTTATTATTGATATTGTTTCCACCAAAGAGGGACATTTAGGTGCCAGTTTGGGCGTTGTGGAACTTACCATTGCCCTTCACTATGTTTTTAATGCCCCGTATGATAAACTTATTTGGGACGTGGGCCACCAAGCCTACGGGCACAAGATTTTGACGGGCCGCAAAGAGATTTTCGACACCAACCGACAATTAGGGGGCATTAGCGGTTTCCCAAAACGCAGTGAAAGCGAATATGACGATTTTGGCACGGGGCACAGCTCCACCGCCATATCCGCCATCCTTGGCATGTCCATGGCCTCTAAACTGAAAAACGACTTCAATAGACAACATATTGCCGTGGTGGGCGATGCATCAATCGCGAGTGGAATGGCCTTTGAAGGCCTCAACCATTTGGGCGTGACCGATGTCAACACCTTGATTGTTTTGAACGACAATGCCATCGGAATCGATCCTAGCGTAGGTGCGTTAAAAAAATACCTTACCAATGTCAAGGCCGGCACCGCGAAGGACGAGAACATTTTTGAATGCCTTAATCTCAACTATACAGGTCCTATTGATGGCCATGACCTAAAAGCCCTTGTTGCAGAACTGGAACGTTTAAAACATGTTGATGGGCCAAAATTGCTCCACATCATCACGACCAAAGGCAAAGGCTTAAAGCAAGCCGAAGAAGACCAAGTCGTGTACCATGCCCCCGGTAAATTTGACAAGACCACGGGGGAACGGTTAAAAAAATCCGGGCAAGCGCAACCGCCCAAATATCAGGATGTTTTTGGGCATACCATTGTGGAATTGGCCCAAAAAAATGAAAAAATCGTAGGGATTACACCAGCTATGCCGAGCGGCAGCTCCCTGAAATTTATGATGGAAGAAATTCCAGAGCGCGCTTTTGATGTAGGCATCGCGGAGCAACATGCCGTTACCTTGGCCGCGGGTATGGCCACACAGGGGTTGATTCCGTTTTGCAACATCTACTCTACATTTTTGCAAAGAGCCTATGATCAAGTCATTCACGATGTTGCACTACAAAAACTCCCTGTAATTTTCTGTTTGGACAGAGCCGGATTGGTCGGGCAGGATGGCCCTACGCACCATGGAGTTTTTGATATGGCCTTCTTGCGCTGTATTCCCAATCTTACGGTATTTGCCCCGATGAACGAGATGGAGCTCAGAAATATTATGTATACAGCCCAATTGGGGCTCGATGGCCCTATTGCCATTCGATATCCAAGAGGTCGGGGAGCAAACATCGATTGGAAAAATGACTTTGAACCCATCGAGATAGGTACGGGCCGATGTTTAAAAAAGGGATTCAAAATAGCTATACTGACTGTTGGAGATATTGGAAATGGAATTTCCGAACTTATTGCAGGCTTTAGTGCCCCCGAAGCATTGGGGCACTATGATATGCGTTTTGTAAAACCTTTGGACAGAAATCTCCTCCGTAGCATTTTTAACTCCTACGAACATATCATCACTGTGGAAGATGGTACAAAAATGGGAGGTTTTGGTTCTGCCGTTCTCGAATTTGGCAATGAAGAGGGCCTAACAAAACCAGTGAAAATATTTGGGGTTCCTGACCAATTCATAGATCATGGGGAACCCTCCGAAACCCACAAAATGGCTGGTATAGATTTTGATACGATTCACTCATACATACAATCAACCTTAACCCAATGCGATTAA
- a CDS encoding cold-shock protein, whose product MTGTVKFFNDSKGYGFITNDDTGKDIFVHVTALNGVELNEGDKVEYIEEEGRKGVVASRVQVIG is encoded by the coding sequence ATGACTGGTACAGTAAAATTTTTCAATGATTCCAAAGGTTATGGTTTCATTACGAACGACGACACAGGAAAAGATATCTTTGTTCATGTTACGGCATTGAACGGAGTGGAATTGAACGAAGGCGACAAAGTAGAATACATCGAAGAAGAAGGAAGAAAAGGAGTGGTTGCTTCGCGCGTGCAAGTAATCGGATAA